In Elaeis guineensis isolate ETL-2024a chromosome 1, EG11, whole genome shotgun sequence, a genomic segment contains:
- the LOC105033702 gene encoding nonsense-mediated mRNA decay factor SMG7, with protein sequence MMTVPMNSSSAPSSRERVQSLYNKNIELENGLRKSAKSKVPSDPNAWLQMRENYEAIILEDHEFSEKHEIEYALWQLHYRRIEEFRAHINAAASSGGVTTLQVKSPVQPDRIKKIRAIFKGFLLEATGFYHDLILKIRTKYGLPLDYFSDAPESQITLEKDEKNSFEIKKGLISCHRCLIYLGDLARYKGLYGEGDSVSRDYAAASGYYLQAASLWPSSGNPHHQLAILASYSADDLLALYRYFRSLAVNNPFLTARDNLIIAFEKNRQNCSQLPGSSKVSSARTLPSRATGKGRGRGDFRPAAKETKVESTRIKERELSTPEVFKAFLTRFIRLNGILFTRTSLETFGEVFALVISDLLELLSSGPEEKLNFGQDAAENGLVIVRLIAILIFSVHNAKRESEGQSYAEILQRTVLLQNAFTAAFDFVGHILKRCTQLHDAASSYLLPGILVFMEWLACHSDIAAGIDIEEKQAAARSFFWDQCVLLMNKLLLSGLADGDEDKTCFLEMSWYDDGESGSMLALWEDFELRGFSPLAPAQLILDFSRKYLLENDGSNKENSARVKRILAAGRALMNVVRIGQQEIYYDSKLKKFVIGTKPPAYEDLDASKLDDFKVVGPVGNMGMMQSNTANLQAKQSWGQLYADGEEEDEVIVFKPMAVEKYANMSMSEANAFGNIQPAQSSSLGDQSAYGGLLSAAFSNSQVSAALNGISRPPITMCSVSQPPAQHITPSTSKWSTEQESFIMGGLKNLSIAENDIYANPGLLSGRSSLQPTSFSPSLSATSNLNTSSSNQLSGHINAGKAVIPAEVDSIIPLEANSDGADMKVAASLPASRKIPVSRPARHFGPPPGFSNPAKQLEDSNFKFTIKEEQPQMDDYSWLDGFKTSSISGMGMENSINRATHIYPQVTASNSNSVSGPITFPFPGKQFSTVQPEMAYEKKWQDFQLFEHLKLDAEKQLPQASQQSALLPEQYQAPSLWSSHFFV encoded by the exons AATATTGAATTGGAGAATGGATTGAGGAAGTCAGCAAAGTCAAAAGTCCCTTCAGATCCCAATGCATGGCTTCAAATGCGTGAAAACTACGAGGCAATAATTCTTGAAGATCATGAATTCTCTGAAAAACATGAGATAGAGTATGCTTTATGGCAGTTACACTACAGGAGGATTGAGGAGTTCCGAGCACACATTAATGCCGCAGCATCCTCAGGAGGAGTAACCACATTACAAGTTAAAAGTCCTGTTCAGCCTGATCGAATAAAGAAAATACGTGCTATTTTTAAAGGTTTTCTTTTAGAGGCAACTGGATTTTATCATGATTTAATACTTAAGATCAGAACAAAATATGGCTTGCCTCTGGATTATTTTTCTGATGCTCCTGAGAGCCAAATTACActggaaaaagatgaaaaaaactcTTTTGAGATAAAGAAAGGGCTGATCTCTTGTCACCGCTGTCTGATATATTTGGGTGATCTTGCTCGTTACAAAGGACTTTATGGGGAAGGGGACTCTGTCAGTCGAGATTATGCTGCTGCTTCTGGTTACTACCTACAGGCTGCTTCCCTTTGGCCTTCAAGTGGCAatccacatcatcag CTTGCAATACTTGCATCATATTCTGCTGATGATCTTCTGGCACTCTATCGGTATTTTCGGAGCTTGGCAGTGAATAATCCTTTCTTAACAGCAAGGGACAATTTGATTATTGCATTTGAAAAG AACCGCCAAAATTGTTCTCAGCTCCCTGGTAGTTCCAAAGTTTCTTCTGCTAGGACATTGCCTAGTCGAGCGACTGGGAAGGGAAGAGGACGAGGAGATTTCAGGCCTGCAGCTAAAGAGACAAAAGTCGAAAGCACTCGAATCAAAGAACGAGAACTTAGTACCCCTGAGGTTTTTAAAGCTTTCTTGACTCGATTTATTCGACTTAATGGCATCCTCTTCACACGAacaag CTTGGAAACTTTTGGAGAAGTATTTGCTCtggtcatcagtgatcttcttgagCTGCTATCTTCTGGACCTGAGGAGAAGCTAAATTTTGGTCAAGATGCTGCGGAAAATGGACTGGTCATTGTGAGGCTTATTGCCATTCTTATATTCTCAGTTCATAATGCGAAGAGGGAGTCTGAAGGGcaatcatatgctgaaattttgcAGCGTACTGTGTTGCTTCAAAATGCATTTACAGCTGCCTTTGATTTTGTGGGACATATCCTGAAAAGATGCACACAATTGCATGATGCTGCATCAAGTTATCTTTTACCAGGTATTCTAGTTTTCATGGAGTGGCTTGCATGCCATTCAGATATTGCAGCTGGCATTGATATTGAAGAAAAGCAAGCTGCTGCAAGGTCATTCTTTTGGGATCAGTGTGTATTACTGATGAACAAACTACTGCTGAGTGGGCTTGCTGATGGAGATGAGGATAAAACCTGCTTTTTGGAAATGAGCTGGTATGATGATGGGGAAAGTGGTAGTATGCTTGCATTGTGGGAGGACTTTGAGTTGAGAGGGTTTTCACCCTTAGCGCCAGCACAGCTCATCTTAGACTTCTCAAGGAAGTATTTACTTGAAAATGATGGGAGCAACAAGGAGAACAGTGCTCGTGTGAAAAGGATTCTTGCAGCAGGACGGGCTCTTATGAATGTCGTTCGGATTGGTCAACAAGAAATTTATTATGACTCAAAACTGAAGAAATTTGTAATAGGTACCAAGCCTCCTGCATATGAAGATTTAGATGCATCCAAGTTAGATGATTTCAAAGTAGTAGGTCCAGTTGGAAATATGGGAATGATGCAATCAAATACAGCTAATCTACAAGCCAAACAATCTTGGGGGCAGCTATATGcagatggagaagaagaagatgaagtaaTTGTTTTCAAGCCTATGGCTGTGGAAAAGTACGCCAACATGAGTATGTCAGAGGCAAATGCTTTTGGAAACATCCAGCCTGCACAGAGTTCTTCCTTAGGTGATCAGTCAGCTTATGGTGGTTTGCTTTCTGCTGCTTTCAGTAATAGTCAGGTGTCAGCTGCTCTAAATGGCATTTCGCGACCACCCATAACTATGTGCAGTgtctctcagcctcctgctcaGCATATCACTCCAAGCACTTCAAAGTGGTCTACGGAGCAAGAGTCATTTATCATGGGCGGGCTTAAGAATTTGAGCATTGCGGAAAATGACATATATGCTAATCCAGGTTTGCTAAGTGGTCGGAGTAGTTTGCAGCCTACTTCATTTTCCCCATCACTTTCTGCAACTTCCAATCTGAATACCAGCTCTAGCAATCAGTTATCTGGTCATATAAATGCGGGCAAAGCTGTTATACCAGCAGAAGTTGATTCCATAATTCCTTTGGAAGCAAATTCTGATGGTGCGGATATGAAAGTTGCAGCATCTTTGCCAGCTTCGAGGAAAATCCCTGTTAGCCGGCCGGCAAGGCACTTTGGACCACCACCTGGATTTAGCAACCCTGCTAAGCAACTGGAGGACTCCAATTTTAAATTTACTATCAAGGAAGAACAGCCTCAGATGGATGACTATAGCTGGCTAGATGGATTTAAAACATCATCAATCAGTGGTATGGGGATGGAAAATTCCATCAATCGTGCCACGCATATATATCCGCAAGTTACTGCCAGTAATAGTAACAGTGTTTCTGGTCCTATTACCTTTCCTTTTCCTGGGAAACAGTTTTCTACTGTTCAGCCTGAGATGGCATATGAGAAGAAGTGGCAAGATTTCCAGCTTTTTGAGCATTTGAAGTTGGATGCAGAAAAGCAGCTTCCCCAAGCAAGTCAGCAGTCTGCATTGCTACCAGAGCAGTATCAAGCACCATCGTTATGGTCTAGCCATTTCTTTGTGTGA